In Sinorhizobium sojae CCBAU 05684, a single window of DNA contains:
- a CDS encoding mechanosensitive ion channel family protein — translation MGAVLRYGCRRCVHAALLLVLQLFLALAAPLAAQEPGTAAPPDKVQQLIELLDDPEVRQWLAARPPANTAVAAPSASDASRWIAAIKSHLTGMRNAVPRLGPEWQAAKGRVATDIHGHGQIPILRGFALMLLVGYGAEFLLRYILRRGARRHPGERGLAAFDRIAPLLVFAIAVVAAFVLAGWPRQLEAAVAPLLVAWIVARLLIAVVSTALKPAYEGGAGTQEGRVSIAPEAARFWHRRLVLFIGALAFLWAVVDMMHALSVPSDVRDLIAAGLGLLVLVLAIDTTLRRPAPAIAPGRRMLRSALLIAFLILMWLVWVAGMKVLFWLGVYFLALPPLLRFTSAAARSMQDSEAANHMRVMRNVLIDRGARFAIIALAAAWLAVVFQLNGSALIRDDSFNRLFRGVLAGVVILLAADLVWQLAKEFITLHLKRATVDVADPAEIARNMRLRTLLPILRNFLAAFISVVAIMMVLSGLGVEVGPLIAGAGVFGVAIGFGSQTLVKDIISGIFYMMDDAFRVGEYIQSGSYMGTVESFSIRSVKLRHHRGPVFTVPFGSLGAVQNMSRDWVIDKFRINVAYDTDVAKVKKVVKGVGATLLEDPELAPLILETVKMKGVEQFGDYGITLSFAMKTKPGTQTQVRRRAQALIKEAFAANGLHFASPTVQVAGDDKHATAAAAANRDAIDRKNAAAAKESGEAAAE, via the coding sequence ATGGGGGCAGTCTTGAGGTACGGGTGCAGACGCTGCGTTCACGCTGCATTGCTTCTGGTTCTGCAGCTCTTCCTCGCGCTGGCAGCTCCGCTCGCGGCACAGGAGCCAGGCACGGCCGCGCCGCCGGACAAGGTCCAGCAATTGATCGAGCTGCTGGACGATCCGGAAGTGCGACAATGGCTCGCTGCCCGCCCGCCCGCGAACACGGCGGTTGCAGCTCCATCGGCGAGCGACGCGTCCCGCTGGATCGCCGCGATCAAGAGTCACCTCACCGGAATGCGCAATGCGGTGCCTCGGTTGGGCCCCGAGTGGCAGGCGGCAAAAGGCCGCGTCGCGACGGACATTCATGGCCACGGGCAGATCCCCATCCTCAGGGGTTTCGCTCTCATGCTCCTCGTCGGCTACGGCGCCGAATTCCTGCTGCGCTATATTTTGCGGCGCGGTGCACGTCGCCACCCCGGAGAACGTGGCCTTGCCGCCTTCGACCGCATCGCGCCGCTCCTCGTCTTTGCGATTGCAGTCGTGGCCGCCTTCGTGCTTGCCGGCTGGCCGAGGCAACTGGAGGCGGCGGTGGCGCCGCTGCTTGTCGCCTGGATCGTCGCCCGCCTACTGATCGCGGTCGTTTCGACCGCATTGAAGCCGGCATATGAGGGCGGAGCAGGGACTCAGGAAGGGAGAGTCTCGATTGCGCCGGAGGCTGCGCGCTTCTGGCATCGGCGCCTGGTGCTGTTTATCGGTGCATTGGCCTTCCTGTGGGCGGTGGTCGACATGATGCATGCGCTCTCGGTCCCCAGCGATGTTCGTGATCTCATAGCGGCCGGGCTTGGCCTCCTTGTTCTGGTCTTGGCGATCGACACCACTCTTAGACGGCCCGCGCCGGCAATAGCACCCGGGCGGCGGATGTTGCGCAGCGCCCTGCTCATTGCCTTCCTCATCCTCATGTGGCTCGTCTGGGTCGCCGGCATGAAGGTGCTGTTCTGGCTCGGCGTCTATTTTCTCGCCTTGCCGCCGCTGTTGCGCTTCACGAGTGCCGCCGCCAGATCGATGCAAGACAGTGAAGCAGCAAACCACATGCGCGTGATGCGCAATGTGCTGATCGACCGCGGCGCGCGATTCGCCATCATTGCGCTCGCCGCCGCCTGGCTCGCCGTCGTTTTCCAGCTGAACGGCAGCGCGCTGATCCGGGACGATTCCTTCAACCGCCTCTTCCGCGGCGTTCTCGCCGGCGTGGTCATCCTACTTGCGGCAGACCTGGTCTGGCAGTTGGCCAAGGAATTCATCACGCTCCACCTGAAACGGGCCACCGTCGATGTGGCGGATCCGGCTGAGATCGCCCGCAACATGCGCCTGCGCACGCTGCTGCCGATCCTGCGCAATTTTCTCGCCGCCTTCATCTCCGTGGTCGCCATCATGATGGTGCTCTCCGGGCTCGGCGTCGAGGTCGGCCCGTTGATCGCCGGCGCCGGCGTTTTCGGCGTTGCCATAGGCTTCGGTTCGCAGACGCTGGTGAAGGACATCATCAGCGGCATCTTCTACATGATGGATGACGCCTTCCGGGTCGGCGAATATATCCAGAGCGGCAGCTACATGGGCACGGTCGAGTCCTTCAGCATCCGTTCCGTCAAGCTGCGCCATCACCGAGGGCCGGTCTTCACCGTGCCTTTCGGCTCGCTTGGCGCCGTCCAGAACATGAGCCGCGACTGGGTGATCGACAAGTTCAGGATCAACGTCGCCTACGACACCGATGTCGCCAAGGTTAAGAAGGTAGTGAAGGGCGTCGGCGCCACGCTTCTCGAGGACCCGGAACTTGCACCCCTGATCCTCGAAACCGTCAAGATGAAGGGCGTCGAGCAATTTGGCGACTACGGCATCACCTTGAGCTTCGCGATGAAGACGAAGCCGGGGACGCAGACGCAGGTGAGGCGCCGAGCCCAGGCCCTGATCAAGGAGGCCTTCGCCGCCAACGGACTCCATTTCGCGTCGCCCACCGTTCAGGTGGCCGGCGACGACAAACACGCGACGGCGGCTGCAGCCGCAAACCGGGATGCGATCGACAGGAAGAACGCCGCCGCGGCGAAGGAGAGCGGGGAAGCCGCTGCGGAGTAG
- a CDS encoding HlyD family secretion protein → MLEFMICSLLTIFPDFLFRRYVQGKRIGREINLYSMWFELRWGITACVILTISLITLIFYFHPSTKTVTAAFRTVTILPEANGRVAEVFVGMNDKVAAGDPLFRLDDTGQRAALETARRRVAEIDAETAVAETELAAADGLIAQAEGAYRQAVDELESQVELNRLNPNVVARREIERRQVAADGSKGARDAAVSNKQTLEAKIASLLPAQKASAEAALAQAQVELDKTVIRAGTDGMVQQFSLRPGDIVNPMIRSAGILVPEDRRIGLVAGFGQIEAQVLKPGMIAEATCVGKPFAVIPMVVTEVQEVIATGQVLPTDQLADAQQFSRPGTLTTFLEPLFEGQFTGIPPGSSCIANAYTSNHDELHSPGISTSRWLFLHMVDAVGLVHAMILRLQALLLPVQTLVLTGH, encoded by the coding sequence ATGCTCGAATTCATGATCTGCTCCCTGCTGACGATCTTTCCGGACTTCCTCTTCCGCCGCTACGTCCAGGGCAAGCGGATCGGCCGGGAAATCAATCTCTATTCCATGTGGTTCGAGCTCCGATGGGGCATCACCGCCTGCGTCATCCTCACGATTTCGTTGATCACCCTGATCTTCTACTTCCATCCCTCGACGAAGACCGTCACGGCCGCCTTCCGCACCGTTACCATCCTGCCGGAGGCAAACGGGCGGGTGGCCGAGGTGTTCGTCGGCATGAACGACAAGGTCGCGGCAGGCGATCCCCTGTTCCGGCTGGACGACACCGGACAGCGGGCGGCGCTCGAGACCGCGCGCCGGCGAGTCGCCGAGATCGATGCCGAAACGGCGGTGGCTGAGACCGAACTGGCGGCCGCCGACGGGCTGATCGCCCAGGCCGAGGGCGCCTACCGGCAGGCGGTGGACGAGCTCGAGTCGCAGGTCGAACTCAACCGCCTCAATCCGAACGTGGTGGCCAGGCGCGAGATCGAAAGGCGCCAGGTGGCGGCCGACGGCAGCAAGGGTGCCCGTGACGCCGCCGTCTCCAACAAGCAGACGCTCGAGGCGAAGATCGCCTCGCTCCTGCCGGCGCAGAAAGCGAGCGCCGAAGCCGCCCTTGCCCAGGCGCAGGTCGAGCTCGACAAAACCGTCATTCGCGCCGGCACCGATGGCATGGTCCAGCAGTTCTCGCTGCGGCCCGGCGACATCGTCAACCCGATGATCCGCTCGGCCGGCATTCTCGTGCCGGAGGATCGCCGCATCGGCCTCGTCGCCGGCTTCGGCCAGATCGAGGCGCAGGTGTTGAAGCCCGGCATGATCGCCGAGGCGACCTGCGTCGGTAAACCCTTCGCCGTCATCCCGATGGTCGTCACCGAGGTCCAGGAGGTGATCGCCACCGGGCAGGTGCTCCCGACGGATCAGCTCGCCGACGCGCAGCAGTTCTCCCGCCCCGGAACCCTGACCACTTTCCTCGAGCCGCTCTTCGAGGGGCAGTTCACCGGCATTCCGCCCGGCAGCAGTTGCATCGCCAATGCCTATACCAGCAACCATGACGAACTGCACTCGCCCGGTATCAGCACGTCGCGCTGGCTGTTCCTGCACATGGTCGATGCCGTGGGGCTGGTGCATGCCATGATCCTCAGGCTGCAGGCGCTGCTCCTGCCGGTGCAGACGCTTGTCCTGACCGGACATTGA
- a CDS encoding DUF3604 domain-containing protein, with product MARTFFYGTALTSLVLLGLPASAQDAGTLGKEAAERVHQRPPAYSPYVGHDFPARPFFGDTHLHTSFSMDAGAFGARIGPMDAYRFAKGEEVVSSTGQPVRLSRPLDFLVVADHSDNMGFFPDLFAGKSNLISDPTGRKWYDMIQSGKGADAATEIIVAFSHGTFPKDLMYFPGTTAYRSAWKETIAAAEQHNEPGRFTALIGYEWTSNTGGNNLHRNVIFRDNGDKASQVEPFTVYPPYGSDNPADLWKWMEAYEEKTGGSVLAIAHNGNLSNGSMFPVVEAFGKKLDRDYVETRARWERLYEATQTKGDGEAHPYLSPNDEFANFERWDKGNLDGSVAKKKDMLEFEYARSAYKNGLKLEKELGTNPYKFGLIGSSDAHTGLSALEEENFFGKTTPQEPSPHRMTATFIDNAETGVKVMDWEVSSSGYAAVWARENTRASLWDAMQRKETYATTGPRMVVRFFGGWDFAPADAETRAPAIVGYAKGVPMGADLGKAPQDKSPTFLVAALKDPIGANLDRYQIIKGWLDKDGNLQEKIHDVAWSGERQPGNDGKLPPVGDTVDLAAATWSNSIGAPELIAVWRDPEFDPTQPAFYYGRVIEIPTPRWTAYDAKRFGVTPAPGTTMTLQERAYTSPIWYTPAP from the coding sequence ATGGCAAGGACCTTCTTCTACGGCACGGCGCTGACCAGTCTTGTCCTGTTGGGGCTGCCGGCATCGGCGCAGGACGCAGGCACGCTCGGCAAGGAAGCCGCCGAGCGTGTACACCAGCGGCCTCCTGCCTATTCGCCCTATGTCGGCCACGATTTCCCAGCCCGCCCCTTCTTCGGCGATACGCATCTGCACACGTCCTTTTCCATGGACGCAGGCGCCTTTGGCGCCCGTATCGGACCGATGGACGCATATCGATTTGCCAAGGGCGAAGAGGTCGTTTCCTCTACCGGACAGCCGGTGAGACTCTCCCGACCGCTCGATTTTCTCGTGGTAGCCGATCACTCGGACAATATGGGCTTTTTCCCGGATCTCTTTGCGGGCAAATCGAATCTCATCTCCGACCCCACCGGCCGCAAGTGGTATGATATGATCCAGTCCGGCAAAGGAGCGGACGCGGCGACGGAAATCATCGTCGCCTTTTCGCATGGGACCTTCCCCAAGGATCTGATGTACTTCCCGGGAACCACCGCCTATCGCAGCGCCTGGAAGGAGACGATCGCCGCCGCCGAACAACACAACGAACCGGGCCGGTTCACGGCGCTTATCGGCTACGAGTGGACCTCGAACACCGGCGGCAACAATCTGCACCGCAACGTGATCTTTCGCGACAATGGCGACAAGGCCAGCCAGGTCGAGCCCTTCACCGTCTATCCGCCCTATGGCAGCGACAACCCCGCCGATCTCTGGAAATGGATGGAGGCCTATGAAGAGAAAACCGGCGGCAGCGTGCTCGCGATCGCGCATAACGGCAATTTGAGCAACGGATCGATGTTTCCGGTCGTCGAGGCATTCGGCAAGAAACTCGACCGCGACTATGTCGAGACGCGGGCAAGGTGGGAGCGCCTCTACGAGGCGACCCAAACCAAGGGCGACGGCGAAGCACACCCCTATCTCTCACCCAATGACGAGTTCGCCAATTTCGAACGCTGGGACAAGGGCAACCTCGACGGCAGTGTTGCCAAGAAGAAAGACATGCTGGAATTCGAATATGCGCGCTCAGCTTACAAGAACGGCCTGAAACTCGAAAAGGAGCTCGGCACGAACCCGTACAAGTTCGGCCTGATCGGCAGCAGCGATGCCCATACCGGCCTCTCTGCTTTGGAGGAAGAGAATTTCTTCGGCAAGACAACACCGCAGGAGCCCAGCCCCCACCGCATGACCGCCACCTTCATCGACAACGCCGAGACGGGCGTGAAGGTCATGGACTGGGAGGTGTCGTCGTCCGGCTACGCCGCCGTCTGGGCCAGGGAGAACACGCGCGCGTCCCTTTGGGACGCCATGCAGCGCAAGGAAACCTACGCGACGACCGGCCCCCGCATGGTCGTGCGCTTCTTCGGCGGCTGGGATTTCGCCCCGGCTGACGCGGAAACCCGCGCCCCGGCCATCGTCGGCTACGCCAAGGGCGTCCCGATGGGCGCTGATCTCGGCAAAGCCCCGCAGGACAAGTCACCGACCTTCCTCGTTGCCGCGCTGAAGGACCCGATCGGCGCCAATCTCGACCGCTACCAGATCATCAAGGGCTGGCTCGACAAGGACGGCAACCTGCAAGAAAAAATCCATGACGTCGCCTGGTCGGGCGAGCGCCAGCCCGGAAACGACGGAAAACTCCCCCCGGTCGGAGACACAGTGGACCTAGCCGCGGCCACCTGGTCGAATTCGATCGGCGCGCCGGAGCTGATTGCCGTGTGGCGGGACCCGGAATTCGATCCCACCCAGCCGGCCTTCTATTACGGCCGCGTGATCGAGATCCCGACGCCGCGCTGGACCGCCTATGACGCCAAGCGCTTCGGCGTCACGCCGGCGCCCGGGACGACGATGACCTTGCAGGAGCGCGCCTATACGTCGCCGATCTGGTACACGCCGGCGCCTTGA
- a CDS encoding HupE/UreJ family protein, which yields MRRWATIRVAALATALLLPLLVAAAALAHEVRPAYLELREQEPGTFAVLWKVPMRGDMRLALKPEFSGKTRPSLPAVRILSGAAIETWYLEAPALRGQTLTIAGLAATMTDVLAHIEYADGSTWTQRLTPNAPSAAIPARDTILNVAGLYLLLGIEHILFGIDHLLFVFALLMLTQGIGSLVKTITAFTLTHSITLALATLGLVNVPLAPVEAVIALSIVFVAAEIVHRDQGREGMAARAPWLVAFGFGLLHGFGFAGALSETGLPAGHVPLALLFFNVGVEIGQLLFVAAVLALAAAVLRIPLPLPTWGYRVPAYAIGSVAMFWTVQRLAMF from the coding sequence GGCAACGATCCGCGTCGCGGCGCTGGCGACTGCGTTGCTCTTGCCGCTGCTCGTCGCCGCGGCAGCTTTGGCGCACGAGGTCCGGCCCGCCTATCTCGAGTTGCGTGAGCAGGAGCCGGGCACATTCGCCGTTCTGTGGAAGGTGCCGATGCGCGGCGACATGAGGCTCGCGCTGAAGCCCGAATTCTCCGGCAAAACCCGCCCGTCGCTGCCGGCCGTCCGCATCCTCTCGGGTGCGGCAATCGAGACCTGGTACCTCGAAGCCCCGGCCCTGCGCGGCCAGACCCTGACGATCGCCGGTCTTGCCGCAACGATGACCGATGTGCTCGCGCACATCGAATATGCGGACGGCAGCACCTGGACGCAACGCCTGACGCCGAACGCGCCCTCGGCGGCGATACCTGCCCGGGACACCATCCTCAACGTGGCCGGCCTCTACCTGCTGCTCGGAATCGAGCACATCCTCTTCGGCATCGATCACCTGCTCTTCGTCTTCGCACTTCTGATGCTGACGCAGGGTATCGGATCGCTGGTGAAGACGATCACTGCCTTCACTCTCACCCATTCCATCACGCTCGCGCTGGCGACCCTCGGACTCGTGAACGTGCCGCTCGCCCCGGTCGAGGCGGTGATCGCACTTTCCATCGTCTTCGTCGCTGCCGAGATCGTCCACCGGGACCAGGGGCGTGAGGGCATGGCGGCGCGGGCGCCATGGCTCGTGGCCTTCGGCTTCGGCCTGCTGCACGGCTTCGGTTTCGCGGGTGCGCTGAGCGAGACCGGTCTGCCCGCAGGACACGTCCCGCTGGCGCTGCTGTTCTTCAACGTCGGCGTGGAGATCGGACAGCTTCTCTTCGTGGCAGCGGTACTGGCGCTTGCGGCTGCGGTCCTCCGTATTCCCCTGCCGCTCCCGACCTGGGGGTACCGCGTTCCCGCCTATGCAATCGGCTCCGTTGCAATGTTCTGGACCGTGCAGCGACTGGCGATGTTCTAG